TGGTTCGCCAAAGTGGTTGCCTATGGCGAGCTCGCGCTCGGCATCGCACTGATGCTCGGCGCCTTCACCGGGGTGGCGGCGTTCTTCGGCGCGTTCATGAACTGGAACTTCATCATGGCGGGCACCGCCTCCAGCAACCCGCTGCTGTTCGCGCTGGCGATCGGCATGGTGCTGGCGTGGAAGGTTGCCGGCTACTGGGGCGCTGACCGCGTCTTGCTGCCGCTGCTCGGCACACCGTGGGCGCCGGCCATTCAGTTAGGCACGGGCGAAGCGGTCAAGGAGCCGGCACGCGGCTGACGGAAGGAGGCGGCATAACGGAGTGTGACAACCGCATAGTGACAAGTGCATAGTGGGATCAAACCGAAACGGCTGCCTGGGAGCAGCCGTTTCGGTTTCCTGCTAATGCCCGATCTGCGCCTACGGAGCGCATCCCGCCGAGTTTACGTGCGCCCTGGCGGCGGGAAGAGCCGGCGCGGTTGTTTGACCGTGATGCGCGAGCGGCCTTCATCGAATATCTTGGCCGCTTCCTCGCTCAGTGCCTTGGCCGCCTCAAACTTCTGCTTCGCCTTGTCGACCAGCGGCGTCAGGTTGCGCTGCTCCCAGCGGTCGAACTCATCGCCCCACGCGCTCATACGCTTCGATGCCGCGCTGATCTGGGTCTCCAGCTTGTCGAGCTCGCTGAGCACCCCCAGGAAGCGCCGGTAGTCGCCCGCCTGCTGCGCATCGGTCAGCCGGTCGAGCGCACGCGTGTATTCAAGTTGCTTGTCGAACAGGTCGACCGCGTCGGCCACGAACGTCAGACCGCTTTCGCGCTGGATCTTCTGCATCGTATCGCGAAAGCCCTCGAGTTCCTGCCGCATCGAGGCCGTCAACTGTCGCGCGCCGGTGTAATCGAAGCGGTCCAGATACGCCTCGTACTTCTGGAACGCGGCGCGGCTCAGCGCGGACGACTTTGCGGCGTTGTCCAGCGTATCGACCAGCTTCGGCAGAGCGGTCACGAGCGTGTTGGTGCGCGTCCACAACTGCTCGAATGCCGCGAAGCCCTCCACCTGCAACTCCAGCGACTCGCGCGACTTGGACGCGAATACCAGGTACCAGTCGGGCAGGTCGAGCTTCTCCATCGCGCCGAACTGCTCCGCCATCAACCCGACTTGCTCCTGGATGGTCCGCACACGGTCGCGCATGCCGGAGAAGCTGCTCTGGAACCGTTTAGCCCACTGCGCGCGATCGCCCTCATCCACCTTGCCCAGCAGGTCCTTGAGTTCGCGCGATGCCTCGTCGGCCTTCTGCGAGTGCACCGCCGAGCGGGTCAGCAGGATGTACGAGCGCGTCCAGTTGGACAGCGTTTCGTCGTTGCTGTTAGCCAGCGCCTTGTCGAAGTCGGCCAGCGCAGCCTCATACTCTTTCTGCGCCGCGTGCACAATGCCGCGGTTGACGTAGAACGCCGCCTGCCGGCCGTCGAGCTCAATCGACCGGTTGTAATCCTCGAGCGCCAGATCGTACTTCCGGCGCCCGGCGTATGCCATGCCGCGCTGCTGGTACAGCCAGGCGTCTTCGGGGCCGAGGCGCAGCGCCGCGCTGAACTCGTCGCCCGCACGCACGAAGCTGTCCTGCTGCAAGAAGGCGTAGCCGCGCCCCGCAAAGATGACCCGCTTGAGCGCGTCGGTCGGCTCGCGCTGCTCGGCGCGGTCGAAGTCGGCGATCGCCTCGGAATACGTCTCCAATTGCAGCCGGGCCGATGCGCGCAGGACGTAGAGCGTCATTTCGCGCCGAGGCGACAGCACGCCCAGCGCCAGCGCGTCGCTCGCGTCGCCGATCGCGGCCTTGTCGCGGCCCTGCGCCTCGGCGACGATGGCGCGCGCGTAGAACGCCAGCGCCCGCTCGCGGGGCGGCGACTGCGCCGTGTCGATGACGCGCAAGGCGTCGGCGCGCGCCAGCTCCAGTTCGCCGCGCTGCGCCAGCGCATACGCCCGGTAGGCGTAGGCCGCCGTGCTATCCGCCGCCAACTCAATCGCCTGCGTCGCGGCCGTCACCGTATCGGCGTAGCGCTCGAGCTCCAGCGCGGCGAACGCGCGCAGTGTGTGGATGTCGGCGCGCGTGGCATCGGCGAAGATGGCGTCGTTGAGGTCGGCCAGCGCTTTGGGCAGCGCGCCCGCCTCCACTTCGTTCTGCGCGCGCCGGTAGAGCGCGTCGGCCAGCGCGGTGCGATTGCGCTCTGCACCGTCGGCCTTCTGCTCGACCGCTTTGGACAGATCAACCACGGCCTCATCGAGTTGGCCCAGTTGCAGGTAGGCATAGCCGCGCCCGGCCAGCATATTGGCCGTATCCTGGCCAGTTTCGAGCGTAGCCGCGTAGTCCGTTACCGCGTTCTGCCATTCGGCGAGCGCGCTGTAACTGCGCGCGCGCAGCGCCAGCGCATCGGCCGCGCCGGGGTGCAGCACCAAGTAGCGCGTCAGATCGGCGGCGGCATCGGCATGCCGTTGGAGGATCGCATATGCGTTCGCCCGGCCAAAGAGCGCCGCCGCGTCATCGGGGAATGTGGCGAGGAACGCGCTGAAGTCCGTAGCCGCCGGTTCGTGCGCGCCGAGCTTTGCGCGCGCCTGCGCGCGGCAGAGATATGCGGCGGTCTGCTCCGGCCGCAGTTCGAGCACCGCCGTGCTGTCGGACGCGGCCTCGTCGTAGCGCAACAGCACCAGGCGGGCGCGGGCGCGGCCCCACAGCGCGTCGGCTTTCAGCGGCGGCAGCAACGCCAGCGTGACCGCGCGGTCATACTGCTCCTCGGCGGCGGCGGTCTGCGCCTCCGCGAGGTCGCGGTCACCCAGCATCAGGAACGGCAGCGGACTGGCCAGCGCCAGCAGCACGATCACGATGATCGCAGCCAGCACAACTACGGGAAAGGACGGTCGTCTCATGGCTCGGCTCCTGTAGAAGGGCACGAACGATTCGTTCTGTCCCCCACCCCCCGCCATTAAATGTACTACGCCGCCGCACATTGTCAATTGTGGCATAAAATGCGCCGAGCCATTTGGAACACGAACGCCACGAAACTGCGCGAAAGCGGCGAAATGGGCGCGCCTCTTTCGTGTGGTTCGCGGCCTTTCGCGCGGTTCGCGTTCCAACGGTTTACGGCACGCACCCAACAGCCTGAACGTACTCGGCGCACAGAGTCTTTGGAACACGAGAATCACGAAACGCCGCGAATGACACGAAAGGCATCCGCAGGCATCGGCACGCGCCTTGTGCCCGCACGCCTGCACCCGTTTGTCCGCCCGACGTCCGTTGTCGCATCGTCGTAGGGGCGAAGCATAAAGGCATCCGCAGGCATCGGCACGCGCCTTGTGCCCGCACGCCTGCACCCGTTTGTCCGCCCGACGTCCGTTGTCGCATCGTCGTAGGGGCGAAGCATCGGCGCGAGCGCGTCGGTCACACACGATCCGCTTGCCGATGCTTCGCCCCTACCCGCATCGGCGCGAGCGCCCTTTCGCACCCCTTTCGTGGGTTTCGCGGCCTTTCGCGCGGTTCGCGTTCCAACGGTTTACGGCACGCGGCCGACCGCCAGCGTGTATTCGTTGCGCTGGTAGAAGTCCGGGCTATCTGTCTTTTCCGCCGCGCGGCCGCCTTCAGACAACTCGCGCCAATACGCTTGGTCGTCCGGCGTAAGGGGCAGGCTCTTTGACTGCGTGGCCTGCCACATAAAGAAGCTCAGGCAGAATGCCCGGTCGTTGGCATTCAGCGGCGCCCGCTTCTCCACGGCAAAGAACCGCTGCCTGACCTCGGTCAATCCTGCCGATCGTAAGATGCGCGGCAGTTCCGGCGAGCGCATGATGCCGTTCCACTCAACATTACCGCTCCGGCAGAGCGCTTCGTGATGGCGGTTAACAATCAGAAACGGAACCACCGAGTTGTAGCTGCCGCTCCAGTTGAAATCCTTGATGGCGATCAGCCCGCCCGACGTCGTCACGCGCTTGAACTCCGCCAGCATCTGGTCCGCCTGCGCTTCTGTCTGGTACTGGAACACGCTGGCACTCCACACCGCGTCGAATGTTGCGTCCGGATACGGCAGTTCCAGGACACTCCCTGCACGCGCTTCAACCGGGCATGCCAGTGGCTTGGCATTGAAGCGTGATTCCACCATCACAATGTTCTCCGGTGCTATGTCCAGCGCGCTCAAGCGGCCAGTCGGGCCAACCAGTTCGGCGAACCACGGCAGATAGCTGCCGATCCCACATCCGGCGTCAAGCACATGCCCGCTTGGCTGGATTCCGACCCACCGCACCATCGCTTCGTAAGGTTCGCGTGCGAAATTGAAGTGCTGGTCTTGCCACATCGAATCGGCAAGGTCATGGCCTGTAGATATGACGTGTTCGTTGCTCATCGATGCCTCCTTGAGAGTGAGATGGCTACAATTTCATGCGCTTGCGTGCCTCGATCGCCGAGAAGCCCGCCGACATCGGGATGCAGCGCACGAAATCGCAGCCGGCCTCGTCGAGCCAGGCGCGGTGCTCGCTTTCCGTGTGGGCGCGTCCTCCGTCATATATGCTTAGGAACATGACATTCGCTGCCACGGTGACCAGCGGCGACAGGCGTGAGTCGTCCAGCATCGCGCCGACGATGAAGATTGCGCCGCCCGGACGGATTGCCCGCGCCGTGTTGATGATCGCGTTCCGCGCATCGTCTGGCGCCAGCGCCTGGATGAAACGCAGCATCACCGCCGCGTCGTATGCCCCGGTCAGTGGCTCGCGCGTCACGTCCGTCGGCAGCACATGCAAGCGCGCGCGCGCCGGCGCCTCGGCGATCAACCGATGAGTGTACGGCGTCACCGCTGGCAAGTCGGCCACGGTTGCCGTCAGCGTTGGGAAGGCATCGGCGAATGCAGCCGCAAGCGCGCCCGAGCCGCCGCCGACGTCGAGGAGCGAGCGGCACTCAGAAAGATCGCACGCCTGCATCAGCTCGCCCGCCACGCGCGCCGCGCTCTGGCTCAGGCCGCGCAGCATCGCCATCTGCTCTTCGTCGCTCGCGCTAGAGTAGTCATGCAGCGCTTGCGGCCGGCCGCTGCGGATCGACTCGGCCGTCTTGAGCATGGCATGGTACGCCAAATCATATGTTGAGTGTATGCCGCCGGCGTACGCCGACTCGCCGCGAACCAGATAGCGCGCCGCCAGCGGCGAATTGCGAAAGCATCCATCGCCATCGACCGCCAGCAGGTTGCACGGCACGAGTGCATACAGCAGAGGCGCAAGCCGGTCGGTCTGCACGCCGAGCGCCGACGCCAATTCGGCAGCCGTCAACGCGCCGTCCTTTAGCGGCGTGAAGAGATCAAGCTGACAGGCGGCCATCAAGTTGAACGAGTCATACGCGGCATACCAGATGCGCAGCAGATCGTCGATTGGCAGTGGACTGGTAGATTCGTTGGACATGGGTTCAATGCTCCTGTGTGTGATGACGTGGTTCGCAAAGCACGCGAGATGCCGTGAACACCGCGATGAGAGCGCGTCCCTTTCGTGCGTTTCGCGGCCCTTCGCGCGGTTCGTGGTCCAAAGGTTTGCGGAACACGCATTATTCAGTTGTGTTCAGTAGTTCGGGTTGACAGGCAAGGCGGACGCCGACGCGTGATGAGTGCAACGCGGCGAGAATACAGCACGGAGTGTTGGGAAGCTTATGCCGGCCAGGCGGCGAGCGCGGAATGCAATGCGAGCGGGATACGACAAGACGCAGCGGAGAGTGCGTCGAGCGGGTAGCGCGTAGAGCCATACGTTCTCCTTCCCCATCGCTCCCCCTCCCGGGCAGCGATGGACGAGAACCGGACCGAGCGCAATTAGGCGAATTATATGCCACTGAACCGGCGCTGTCAACGATTTTTGGCGAATTGGCATAAAGTCGCGTCAACGAAACCGCCCCGCCAGCGCACGCTCACGAGTGCTCCAAATCGGCACGCGCCACCAAAACAGCTCATTTGCAATCCCCGAATCTATGCTATACTGGTAAAATCACCTATCGTGTATTGACTCTAAAAGCCCGGAATGGGCCGCTATGACATTTACGCCTGAAAACCCGCTGATTGTGCAGGGCGACAAGACCGTCCTGCTGGAAGTCAATAACCCGCGCTACGAAGCGGCGCGGGATGCGCTGGCGCGCTTCGCCGAACTGGAAAAGTCGCCGGAGCATATCCACACCTACCGGCTGACGCCGCTTTCGCTGTGGAACGCCGCCGCGGCCGGCGAAACCGCCGAGGCGATGATTAACGCACTGGTTAGCTTCGGCAAGTACGACTTGCCCGAGAACGTCCGCGTGGATATTTTGGACTATGTCTCGCGCTATGGGCGACTGAAGCTGTTCAAGGACGGTGAGCGTCTGCTGCTGAACTCGCAGGACACGACGCTCATCACCGAAATCACCAACCACAAGCGGGCCAAGCCGTTCATCCTGGAGGCGGTCGACGCCCACACCCTGCGCATCGACCCGACCCAGCGCGGCCACCTGAAGCAGGCGCTCGTGCTGATCGGCTACCCGGTCGAGGATCTGGCCGGCTACGTGGACGGCGCGCACCTGCCGCTGCAACTGCGCGAGACGACGCGCGACGGCGAGCATTTCGGCCTGCGGCGCTACCAGAGCGAGTCGGTGGACGTGTTTTACGCGGCCGGATCGGCGCGCGGCGGGTCGGGCGTCATCGTGCTGCCCTGCGGCGCGGGTAAGACCGTCGTCGGAATCGGCGCGCTGGCGCGCATGCAGACCAGCACCTTGATCCTGACCACCTCGACGGTCGCCGTGCGGCAGTGGATTGACGAAATCCTCGACAAAACGAGCCTGACGGCCGAGGATGTCGGCGAGTACACCGGCGACGTCAAGGAGATCAAACCGGTCACGATCAGCACCTACCAGATTATGACGTACCGGTCGAAGAAGACCGATGAGTTCCCGCACTTCGCCCTGTTCGACCAGCGCGACTGGGGCCTGATCATCTATGACGAGGTGCACCTGCTGCCCGCGCCGGTCTTCCGCGTCACCGCGGAGATCCAGTCGCGGCGGCGGCTTGGTCTCACGGCGACGCTCGTGCGCGAAGACGGCCGCGAAACCGACGTGTTCTCGCTGATCGGGCCGAAGAAGTTCGACGTGCCGTGGAAAGACCTCGAAAAGCAGGGCTGGATCGCCACCGCCGAGTGCCACGAGGTGCGCCTGCCGATGCCGGAGAGCGAGCGCATGGCCTACGCCGTGGCCGACGAGCGCGACAAGTACCGCATCGCCGCCGAGAACCCGTTCAAGGTCGACCTGCTCAAACAACTGCTCATCAAGCACCGCGACGACAACGTGCTCGTCATCGGCCAGTACATCGACCAGTTGGAGTTGATCGCGCGCGAGACCGGCGCGCCGATCATCACCGGCAAGACGCCGACCCGGGAGCGCGAGCGGCTGTACAACGCGTTCCGCGCCGGCGAGCAGCGGCTGATGATCGTGTCCAAAGTCGCCAACTTCGCGATCGACCTGCCCGACGCCAACGTCGCCATCCAGGTTTCCGGCACCTACGGCTCGCGGCAGGAAGAGGCGCAGCGGCTGGGGCGCATCCTGCGCCCGAAGCGCAACGGCCTGCTGGCGCACTTCTATTCGCTCGTTTCGCGCGACACGCGCGATCAGGAGTTCGCCGCCAAGCGGCAACTCTTCCTGACCGAGCAGGGCTACCGCTACGATATCCTCTACGACCACGAAGTGGCGGCATTCCAACCGGCGATGCTGGCCGGCATTGTGGCTGCGCCGGCCCCCAAACTGCTGAACTGACGCATTTATGCCCCGCCCCAGGCCGTTCCCGACACTGAAAGAGTCTCAGGTACGTCGCCTCGCCGCGCCGGCGGCGTTTGCCGCCGGGGCGACGCTCTGGCAGGACGGTGCGGTCGGACGCGGCACGCTGGCCCTGCACGAGCCGCTCATCATGGCGCAGGTGCAGGGCGGCGCGCAGAACGAGCTCACCGTCATCGTTCGGCATCAGGCCGGCGACGAATTCGATGCGCAGTGCGACTGCGGCACGGGCGGCCTCTGCGCCCATGCGGTCGCCCTGCTGCTGGCCTGGGTGAACGAGAGCTACACATTCGAGCGCGTGGACGCCGCGCCGGCAGCGCGCGCGCAGGCCGCCTCGCTCCAGTACCAGTGGCGGCACTACCTGCAGGCCGCCAGCCTGGCGCAGTTGCGCGCCATCACGCGTCGCCACGGCATCTCGCATGCCGGGGCCGACCGCGCCAGCCTGCTGGCGCGCGTGGCCGAGCACCTGGCACAGCCGGAAACCGGGCGGCAGGCGGTCGCCACGTTGAGCGAGGCGCAGAAGCGTGTCTTCCAGATGTTGTACATCCTCAGCGACGGCCAGCCCGACACCACCGTCGCCGACTTGCAGGAAGCGCTCGGCTGGCTGGAGATCAGCCCGGTCGAGGAAGCGCTGCGCGAACTGCGCGAGCGCGGACTGGTCGTGACGCTGCCATCGCACTGGTTCCGCAGCGACCCGTACACGATCGCGCCGGGCGCCGGGCCGCTGGTGCCGCCGATGACCGGCCAGTGGCCGGCCGCCGACGGGTTCGACCAGCCGCGTCTCGGCGTCGTGCATCCGTTCAGCGGCGACCTGTCGCGGCTGCGCATTGTCTCCGGCGGCGTCTCCGTGCCGGAGATCATGCTGCTGGCGCCGCACCTGACATTGAAAGTGCGCCGGCAGCCGCCGGACCTGGCCCAGGCGCATGCGATCAAAGCGTTGCGCGACTGGCCGTACGAGCTTGACGAGATGGTGCGTCTGCAGGTCAAACCAGGCTGGTTGCACCAGCCTGACTCCGTGCTGAGCGTGCCGCCGCCCGCGCCGCGGCTCGACGATGAATCGCTGGCGGCGCTGCGCCCGCTGACGGGCGCCGACGACCTGAGTGACTTCATCAGCTACCTGCTGCCCGACCCGCCGCGCGCCGAAGCGCACGACACGCGCGTCATTTTCGCCGCGTGGCAGCGCACCACCGCCTGGACCGAGTTGTGGCCGGTGATGAGCGAGCACGGGCTGAAGGGCAGGCGCTCGGTGCTGGCTGCGCACATGACCTACGCACACTGGCTGGAGCAACTGGCGCGCGCGCGCCGCTTCATCACCCGCCTGCTGTCGCTGCTGCCCGGCGGCATCTGGCACGACTTCGCTTCGCTGCTCGAAACCACGCACGCCATCAACGCCGACTTCCTGCGCGAGCGACAGCCGTTCCCCCTGCAACCCGCCTGGTGGCTGGAGACGAACGGCAGCCGCATCGACCCGCGCACGCTCGACGCGTGGCGCGGCGCATACGGCGCCTTCATCGAGCGCATCGTGAGCGGCCCGCTGCGCTGGCTCGGCGCAGTCGAACTCGCCGTGCAGGATGCCCATCCCGCCGACGAAACGGCCGATCCGATCAGCGTGCGCGCCGTGCGCCTGACGCCGCTCGGCGAGGCGCTGCTGCGGGGCGGCGAGCTGCCCACGCCGAACGCGCCCGAACGCGCCCTGCGCCTGTCCGACGACCTCGGCGCGCAACTGCCGCTGGCGCGCAACGACTTCTCGGCCTTCCTGGCCCTCGAGCGCCTGGCGCGCTTCGAGCAGGTAAGCGACGGCCACGCGGCCTACCGCTTCGACGAGGAGCACGCGCATGCCGCGTTCGAGTACGGGCTGACGCTGGACGATGTGCTGGCGCAGCTTGCCCGGCTCGCCGACGGCCCGCTGCCCGCGCGCGTGCTCACGCAGTGGCAGGACTGGTGGGCGCGCTACGGCCGCGTGCGCTGGTACGACGACCTGACCGTCTTCGAGCTCGCCGACGACTACATCCTGCAGGAACTGCTCACGCAGACCGACCTGAAAGAACATGTGCTGTTTACTTTCAGCCCGCGGCTGATCGTGGTGCGCCCGGAAAGCGCGGACGCGCTCACGCGCCAGCTCGTCAAGAAGGGCTATACGCCGAGGGTCGAATGAGCACGCCGACCAACGCCGCGCGCGCCCCCGTGCGCGCCCTGCCCGCCGAGCGGCTGCTGGCGGGGAGCCATCGCGACGTGCTGCGCGCGATCGCCAAGGCCCACAGCATCGGCGCCCCGCTGCCACGCAAGCCCAAGCTGGTCAAGCTGCTGGCGGCACGGCTGGCCGACCCGCAGATCGTGCGCGCCGCGCTGGACGGCATGCCGCCAATCACCCGCCAGATTCTGGAGTGGGTGCGCGAGCAGGGCGGCTGCGCACAGAGCGCCGAAATCATGCGCGCGCTGGCCGCCGAGGGCGCGCCGGCCGATGCGGGGCTGCACCACGAGATCGTCGACGCACTCTGGCCGCTGCTGCAATTCGGGCTGCTGATCAGCCGCCTCGGTGACTGGCTGCCGCCGACGCTCGACACGCTGGCGATACTCAATACCGAACTGCTCATCCCGGCTGAGGTGCTCGAAGCGATCCGGCCGGCGCGCCGCCCGCTGCGCGCGCCCGCCGCCGGGCAGATCGAGCGCATCGAAGAGGGCGCGGCGCAGACGTTCCAGCGCGACGTGTACCTCTATTGGAACTACCTGCGCGGCCGGCCGGTGGAACTGACCGCCGCCGGGCTGGTGCCCAAGCGGCACCTGACGCGCCTGAACGAGGTGCTGATCGGCAAAGTCGATCTGAAGCGCGCGCGCGACGAGGTGCAGGCGCACCGGCTGCACTTCATCCGGCTGATGATGGAAGAGACCGGACTGGCACGGCGCAGCGGCCGCCGGCTCGAAGCGATCGCCGGCGCGCACGAGTTCTTCGGCTACAGCCTGACGCGCCGCACCGACCGCTTTGTGCAGGCGTGGCGGCGCTCGGCGCGCTGGAACGAACTGCTGCACCTGCCGGTCGCGCCGCGCATGCACGAAGAGCGCTCGGCGCGCGCTTTTCAACTGGTGGCGCGCGCGCGGCAGGCCGTCGTCAAGCAGATCGCGGAGAGCGCCGGCCCGGGCTGGTCGCTGCTGTCCGACTGCATCGAGCGCATGCGCGACACGAGCTACGAGTTTCTGTTCCGGCGCTCGCGCGAAGACTATGGCGCGATCAACCCGTACTACTATTATCACAACCCGCTCGGCTGGGGTTTCCCGGTCGCCGACGAGCGCGAGGGCTGGACGCGCGTCGAGCAGGAGTACATCACCGCCGTCGTGCGCGACGCGATGCACTGGCTGGGGCTGGTCTCGCTGGGCCACGCGGGCGGCGCGCTGCTGGCGTTCCGCCTGACGCCGCTCGGTGCGTACCTGCTTGGCATCGGCAGCGCACCGCCCGGCGACGAGGCCGCCGGCGCCGGGCACATCGTCGTGCAGCCGAACTTCCAGATCTTCGCGCTGGAGCCGATCGCCGAGCAGACGCTGTCGATGCTCGACCGCTTTGCCGACCGCGTAAAGGCCGACAAGGTGTACGAGTATCACCTGTCGCGCGAGTCGATCTACCGCGCGCAGCAGAAGGGCATGACCAGCGCCGACGTGATCGCCTACCTGGCGCGCACGGCCGCCTCGATCCTGCCGCAAAACGTCCAGCGCACGCTGGAGGAGTGGGGGCAGTCATACGACCGTATCGTCGTGCGACGCGGCGTGTCGCTCATTCATGCGCTGGAGCCGGCGCTGCTCGACGCGCTGCAGGCGGCGCCGGGCGTGCGGCTGATCAGCAGGCCATTGCCGCGCGTGGCGCTGGCACCGGGCGCGCCGGAGAGGCGCGAGCCGCTGCTGCGCGCCCTGAAGGCGCAGGGGCTGCTGCCGGCCTTCACCGCCGGGGCCGACGATATTGAAGACGCGCTCACGCTCGACGCCGACGGCCGAGTGACCGTACTGCAGGCCGTGCCAAGCGTGTTCCTGCTGAAGGAGCTGGAGCAGCACGCCGAGCGCCGCCCCGACGGCTACTACCTGAGCGAGGCCATCGTCAAATCGGAGCGCAACGCCGGCGAGTCGATCGAGGAGATCATCGCGCGCTGGCAGCGCTGGCATCACGGCCCACTGCCGGGTCCCGTCGTGATCGCCATACGCCGCTGGGGGCAGTTCTACGGGCGCGCGCGGCTGCGCGAGATGCGCCTGATGCAACTGCCGAGCGCCGACGTGGCGCAGGCGCTGCTGGACGATCCGGAGACGGGGCCGTTGCTGCACCCGTACCCGGCCGACCCGTCGTCTGTGTTCGTGGCCGACGAGCATGTCGATCAGGTGCGCGCCCTGCTGGAAGCGCGCGGCATCCCGGTCGGTTAGCGCGCGCAGAACCCAATCATTCGCCAGAGCGCCCGGCATCAGCCAAAAATCTTCGGGTGACCTGATGTTGAAATCAGCATCCACACCGCGCACACCGGAGGAGCAGATGAACATTCCGAAATACTGGGCCCACTTGCGCCAGCCGATCGACACCAGCAGTGGCCGGTACCAGTACAACTGCTGGCAGTGGTCGAACACGAGCGAGGCCGAGGCGATCCAGCGCGCCCAGGCGCGCGTGCTGGAGGTCGCGAAGAAAGCGGCGTCCGGCGCCGATCTCGACCGCTACGGCTACGGAGACCGGCCGATGCGCGAAGAGATCGTCATCGAGATGCGCAACGGCAGCGATACGGTGGCTGCCATCACCCGCAACGCCTACGGCGCGCTGGTGCTGAACGCCGCCAATGCCATGTTCATCGACATCGACATTGACGAAGACGAGCAACGCCGGCGCGAACCGAAAGTGCTTGAGGGCATCCAGCGCTTTGCGGCCGACAACGCCGGCTGGGGCATCCGCATGTACCGCACACGCGGCGGACTGCGCGGCCTGTTCACGCACGCGCTGTTCGACCCCACCGACCGGGGTACCGCCGACCTGCTCCGCGCGCTCGGCAGCGATCCGCTGTATATCCGGCTGTGCGCGGCACAGCAGTGCTTCCGCGCCCGCCTGACGCCGAAGCCATGGCGCTGCGACGCGGGCAAGCCGCCGGCCCGTTTCCCCTTCCCGGACAAGCCGACCGAGGCGCGCTACCGC
The genomic region above belongs to Chloroflexota bacterium and contains:
- a CDS encoding helicase-associated domain-containing protein; protein product: MPRPRPFPTLKESQVRRLAAPAAFAAGATLWQDGAVGRGTLALHEPLIMAQVQGGAQNELTVIVRHQAGDEFDAQCDCGTGGLCAHAVALLLAWVNESYTFERVDAAPAARAQAASLQYQWRHYLQAASLAQLRAITRRHGISHAGADRASLLARVAEHLAQPETGRQAVATLSEAQKRVFQMLYILSDGQPDTTVADLQEALGWLEISPVEEALRELRERGLVVTLPSHWFRSDPYTIAPGAGPLVPPMTGQWPAADGFDQPRLGVVHPFSGDLSRLRIVSGGVSVPEIMLLAPHLTLKVRRQPPDLAQAHAIKALRDWPYELDEMVRLQVKPGWLHQPDSVLSVPPPAPRLDDESLAALRPLTGADDLSDFISYLLPDPPRAEAHDTRVIFAAWQRTTAWTELWPVMSEHGLKGRRSVLAAHMTYAHWLEQLARARRFITRLLSLLPGGIWHDFASLLETTHAINADFLRERQPFPLQPAWWLETNGSRIDPRTLDAWRGAYGAFIERIVSGPLRWLGAVELAVQDAHPADETADPISVRAVRLTPLGEALLRGGELPTPNAPERALRLSDDLGAQLPLARNDFSAFLALERLARFEQVSDGHAAYRFDEEHAHAAFEYGLTLDDVLAQLARLADGPLPARVLTQWQDWWARYGRVRWYDDLTVFELADDYILQELLTQTDLKEHVLFTFSPRLIVVRPESADALTRQLVKKGYTPRVE
- a CDS encoding helicase-associated domain-containing protein; translated protein: MSTPTNAARAPVRALPAERLLAGSHRDVLRAIAKAHSIGAPLPRKPKLVKLLAARLADPQIVRAALDGMPPITRQILEWVREQGGCAQSAEIMRALAAEGAPADAGLHHEIVDALWPLLQFGLLISRLGDWLPPTLDTLAILNTELLIPAEVLEAIRPARRPLRAPAAGQIERIEEGAAQTFQRDVYLYWNYLRGRPVELTAAGLVPKRHLTRLNEVLIGKVDLKRARDEVQAHRLHFIRLMMEETGLARRSGRRLEAIAGAHEFFGYSLTRRTDRFVQAWRRSARWNELLHLPVAPRMHEERSARAFQLVARARQAVVKQIAESAGPGWSLLSDCIERMRDTSYEFLFRRSREDYGAINPYYYYHNPLGWGFPVADEREGWTRVEQEYITAVVRDAMHWLGLVSLGHAGGALLAFRLTPLGAYLLGIGSAPPGDEAAGAGHIVVQPNFQIFALEPIAEQTLSMLDRFADRVKADKVYEYHLSRESIYRAQQKGMTSADVIAYLARTAASILPQNVQRTLEEWGQSYDRIVVRRGVSLIHALEPALLDALQAAPGVRLISRPLPRVALAPGAPERREPLLRALKAQGLLPAFTAGADDIEDALTLDADGRVTVLQAVPSVFLLKELEQHAERRPDGYYLSEAIVKSERNAGESIEEIIARWQRWHHGPLPGPVVIAIRRWGQFYGRARLREMRLMQLPSADVAQALLDDPETGPLLHPYPADPSSVFVADEHVDQVRALLEARGIPVG